One Microbacterium sp. No. 7 genomic window carries:
- a CDS encoding ABC transporter ATP-binding protein: MSTTQPLLQVRDLHAYIGTPRGVVKAVDGVSLDVAEGQALGVVGESGSGKSVMARAIMGLMPHWSGRTGEVIFQGRDLLSLRRKEQEEVWGKQIAMVFQDPGRSLNPVVRVDRQLTEGMRKHLGVSRSEANSRALDLLKEVGVPDPERRLRAYPHELSGGMRQRVMLAVALACEPDLLIADEPTTALDVTIQRQVLDLLRKVQTQRGMSLMLISHDLAVVAGRTDRVSVMYAGRLAEIGSTRQVFDAPRHRYTHALLGATPTIDHERHSPLQLIRGSLPSPTDPPAGCRFAPRCDFALDACKTGQPPMDAVGSDHAVACVNPVPVLRADAKEGELVGR; this comes from the coding sequence TTGAGCACCACACAGCCGCTGCTGCAGGTCCGTGACCTGCACGCGTACATCGGCACCCCGCGCGGTGTCGTGAAAGCCGTGGACGGCGTCTCCCTCGATGTCGCCGAGGGCCAGGCCCTCGGCGTCGTGGGGGAGTCGGGCTCCGGCAAGTCGGTGATGGCGCGCGCCATCATGGGCCTCATGCCCCACTGGTCGGGTCGCACGGGGGAGGTGATCTTCCAGGGCCGCGACCTGCTCTCGCTGAGGCGGAAGGAGCAGGAGGAGGTCTGGGGCAAGCAGATCGCGATGGTGTTCCAGGATCCGGGGCGGTCGCTCAATCCGGTGGTGCGGGTGGATCGCCAGTTGACGGAGGGCATGCGCAAGCATCTCGGCGTCTCGCGGTCGGAGGCGAACTCGCGCGCGCTCGACCTGCTGAAGGAGGTCGGCGTGCCCGATCCCGAGCGGCGCCTGCGTGCGTACCCCCACGAGCTGTCGGGCGGCATGCGGCAGCGCGTCATGCTCGCCGTGGCGCTGGCGTGCGAGCCCGACCTGCTCATCGCCGACGAGCCCACGACGGCGCTCGACGTGACCATCCAGCGCCAGGTGCTCGACCTGCTGCGCAAGGTGCAGACGCAGCGCGGCATGTCGCTCATGCTCATCAGCCACGACCTCGCCGTCGTGGCCGGCCGCACCGACCGGGTGTCGGTGATGTACGCGGGCCGGCTCGCGGAGATCGGCTCGACGCGGCAGGTCTTCGACGCGCCGCGGCACCGCTACACGCACGCGCTGCTCGGCGCCACGCCGACGATCGACCACGAGCGGCATTCGCCGCTGCAGCTGATCCGCGGCTCGCTGCCGTCGCCGACCGATCCGCCGGCCGGATGCCGTTTCGCGCCGCGCTGCGACTTCGCGCTCGACGCGTGCAAGACGGGCCAGCCGCCGATGGACGCCGTCGGCTCCGACCACGCGGTGGCATGCGTGAACCCAGTGCCCGTGCTGCGGGCGGACGCGAAGGAAGGTGAGCTCGTTGGCCGGTAG
- a CDS encoding ABC transporter substrate-binding protein, with protein sequence MTVKRRSMRIWVAALAGAALLLGGCAPADGGGGTKPSEEVSSEPVAGGVAQIVEVSSPTSMDPARIRNIYVGNTVLGNALYGQLLTDDAETAELQFSLLEDFATDDEGKTFTLTIRDGVTFSDGSPFTAAAIQYGWERLLDPETRSGDVGVARLVEAYEVVDDRTLRITMTDPMPSFPHAVLGTHLNWIAQPEALEAGTEAFDAAPIGAGPFVLDSWSRQDVVVLERNEQYWDAPRPYLDRIELRGIVDLSQRYNAVLSGQADLATETGAENIGRAEEGGLTAVMHPVGGGGGWTINTSKPPFDDVRARQALISAIDLDAMNVASQGGYAIVPETLFVEGTPFFSDVPLPGYDPELAQRLFDELAAEGKPVDFAATFYATGTATFESLQAQLSQYDNVTVTADVRDLSEVGLLPLSGDFQLLSGSVLFGADPGPRIWVNLHSRGELNYSRISDPEMDAALDRASTSTDTEERVEAYRIVQERFAELVPYLLTGRPVAGYMANDNIHGMSMYGIGSLSPADMWIEP encoded by the coding sequence ATGACTGTGAAGCGCAGATCGATGAGGATCTGGGTCGCGGCACTCGCCGGAGCAGCGCTGCTCCTCGGCGGATGCGCCCCCGCCGACGGGGGAGGAGGGACGAAGCCCTCGGAGGAGGTGTCGTCGGAGCCGGTCGCCGGCGGCGTCGCCCAGATCGTCGAGGTGTCGAGCCCGACGAGCATGGACCCGGCCCGCATCCGGAACATCTACGTCGGCAACACCGTCCTCGGCAACGCCCTGTACGGGCAGCTGCTGACCGACGACGCCGAGACCGCGGAGCTGCAGTTCTCGCTCCTGGAGGACTTCGCCACGGACGACGAGGGCAAGACCTTCACCCTGACGATCCGCGACGGGGTCACCTTCTCCGACGGCTCGCCGTTCACCGCGGCGGCGATCCAGTACGGCTGGGAGCGCCTGCTCGACCCCGAGACCCGGTCGGGCGACGTGGGCGTGGCGAGGCTCGTCGAGGCCTACGAGGTCGTCGACGACCGCACGCTGAGGATCACGATGACCGATCCGATGCCGAGCTTCCCGCACGCCGTGCTCGGGACGCACCTGAACTGGATCGCCCAGCCCGAGGCGCTCGAGGCGGGCACGGAGGCGTTCGACGCCGCCCCGATCGGCGCGGGACCGTTCGTGCTCGACAGCTGGTCGCGGCAGGACGTCGTCGTGCTCGAGCGCAACGAGCAGTACTGGGACGCGCCGCGCCCGTACCTCGACCGCATCGAGCTGCGCGGCATCGTCGACCTCTCCCAGCGCTACAACGCGGTGCTGAGCGGCCAGGCGGATCTTGCGACCGAGACGGGCGCCGAGAACATCGGCCGCGCGGAGGAGGGCGGCCTGACGGCCGTGATGCACCCCGTGGGCGGCGGAGGCGGGTGGACCATCAACACGAGCAAGCCGCCGTTCGACGACGTGCGCGCCCGCCAGGCGCTGATCAGCGCGATCGACCTCGACGCGATGAACGTGGCGTCGCAGGGCGGCTACGCGATCGTGCCGGAGACGCTGTTCGTGGAGGGCACGCCGTTCTTCAGCGACGTCCCGCTGCCGGGCTACGACCCCGAGCTGGCGCAGCGGCTGTTCGACGAGCTGGCGGCCGAGGGCAAGCCCGTCGACTTCGCCGCGACGTTCTACGCGACGGGCACGGCGACGTTCGAGTCGCTGCAGGCGCAGCTCTCGCAGTACGACAACGTGACCGTCACGGCCGACGTCCGCGACCTCTCGGAGGTCGGTCTGCTGCCGCTGAGCGGCGACTTCCAGCTGCTCTCGGGATCGGTCCTCTTCGGCGCCGACCCCGGGCCGCGCATCTGGGTGAACCTGCACAGCCGGGGCGAGCTGAACTACTCGCGCATCTCGGACCCCGAGATGGATGCCGCACTCGACCGCGCGAGCACGTCGACCGACACGGAGGAGCGGGTCGAGGCCTACCGCATCGTGCAGGAGCGCTTCGCGGAGCTCGTCCCCTACCTGCTCACCGGACGCCCGGTGGCCGGGTACATGGCGAACGACAACATCCACGGGATGAGCATGTACGGCATCGGCTCGCTGTCGCCCGCCGACATGTGGATCGAGCCCTGA
- a CDS encoding ABC transporter permease: MTVSSVSERRSARTSEARVPYVAPPKKKRSIIVMLSYAWLALIVLLAIFANVLPIASFDEAVGPPRLSPQLGGDINLLLGTDGIGRSLLSRTIFGAQVSLVIGAVAGLAGFTIGTTLGLLGGYLGKRVDNVVTLVADVLLAFPGMVLLLALTAIFTPSVPTLLVGLSLLAVPTFTRLSRANTIAWSNREFVRAAKNMGAGNTRILIKEILPNVIPALTAYLPLVIAALIVAEGSLSFLGLGVPPPTPSWGGMINAGRDTLGTAPHITMVPAAAIFLTVFSLNHAGDHLRIKFDRTMHD; this comes from the coding sequence ATGACCGTGAGCAGCGTGTCCGAGAGGCGGTCGGCCCGGACGAGCGAGGCGCGCGTCCCCTACGTCGCGCCTCCCAAGAAGAAGCGCTCCATCATCGTGATGCTCTCGTACGCGTGGCTCGCGCTGATCGTGCTCCTGGCGATCTTCGCCAACGTGCTGCCCATCGCCTCGTTCGACGAGGCGGTCGGGCCGCCGCGACTGAGCCCGCAGCTGGGCGGCGACATCAACCTGCTGCTCGGCACCGACGGCATCGGGCGCTCGCTGCTGTCGCGCACGATCTTCGGCGCGCAGGTCTCGCTCGTCATCGGCGCGGTCGCCGGCCTCGCGGGATTCACGATCGGCACGACCCTGGGCCTCCTGGGCGGCTACCTCGGCAAGCGCGTCGACAACGTCGTGACGCTCGTCGCGGACGTGCTGCTGGCCTTCCCGGGCATGGTCCTGCTGCTCGCGCTCACGGCGATCTTCACGCCGAGCGTGCCGACGCTCCTCGTGGGCCTCTCGCTGCTGGCGGTGCCGACGTTCACGCGCCTCTCCCGCGCGAACACGATCGCGTGGTCGAACCGGGAGTTCGTGCGCGCCGCCAAGAACATGGGCGCCGGGAACACGCGCATCCTGATCAAGGAGATCCTGCCGAACGTGATCCCCGCGCTCACCGCGTACCTGCCGCTCGTGATCGCCGCGCTCATCGTCGCGGAGGGCTCGCTGAGCTTCCTCGGACTGGGCGTCCCGCCGCCCACGCCGAGCTGGGGCGGGATGATCAACGCCGGCCGCGACACCCTGGGCACCGCCCCGCACATCACGATGGTCCCCGCCGCGGCGATCTTCCTGACGGTGTTCTCGCTCAACCACGCGGGCGACCATCTGCGGATCAAGTTCGATCGCACGATGCACGACTGA
- a CDS encoding ABC transporter permease, with protein MMITIARRAGYALLVVLLVTMLTVALLSLTPGSVAAVILGESATPERIAALNAELGLDRPLWEQYGTWLLNALQGDLGTSPVTGVPVMDAIMSRLPVTLELAVLGLAIALATSILLAVLSASFPNNPIDRGIVALTSVFLATPAFVAGPILILVFALTLRAFPVFGWVPLADDVAMNLRSAFLPAVAVAINEIAAFHRVLRADLITTLREDFIAAARAKGMSRSYVLFRHAFRPSSFSLVTIAGINLGRLIGGTIVIETLFGLPGLGLLIATSIQTRDVITVQGVVTFIAVVYVGINMLVDVAYGLLDPRVRTATRARKKKPAVSAPHAQKAVAA; from the coding sequence ATGATGATCACGATCGCACGACGTGCCGGCTACGCCCTGCTGGTGGTGCTGCTCGTCACGATGCTGACGGTCGCGCTGCTCAGCCTCACCCCGGGATCGGTCGCCGCCGTCATCCTGGGCGAGAGCGCGACGCCCGAGCGCATCGCCGCCCTCAACGCCGAGCTCGGCCTCGACCGGCCGCTCTGGGAGCAGTACGGCACGTGGCTGCTCAACGCCCTGCAGGGAGACCTCGGCACGTCCCCCGTCACGGGCGTGCCCGTGATGGATGCCATCATGAGCCGGCTCCCGGTCACGCTGGAGCTCGCGGTGCTCGGCCTGGCGATCGCCCTGGCGACGTCGATCCTGCTCGCGGTACTCTCGGCGTCGTTCCCCAACAACCCGATCGACCGCGGCATCGTCGCGCTCACCTCGGTCTTCCTGGCCACCCCGGCGTTCGTGGCCGGGCCCATCCTCATCCTCGTCTTCGCGCTGACGCTGCGGGCCTTCCCGGTCTTCGGGTGGGTGCCGCTGGCCGACGACGTCGCCATGAACCTGCGCAGCGCGTTCCTGCCGGCGGTCGCCGTCGCGATCAACGAGATCGCCGCGTTCCACCGCGTGCTGAGGGCCGACCTCATCACGACCCTGCGCGAGGACTTCATCGCCGCGGCGCGCGCGAAGGGCATGAGCCGCAGCTACGTGCTGTTCCGGCACGCCTTCCGTCCCTCGTCGTTCTCGCTCGTGACGATCGCGGGGATCAACCTGGGCCGCCTCATCGGCGGGACCATCGTGATCGAGACCCTGTTCGGCCTGCCCGGCCTCGGCCTGCTGATCGCGACGTCGATCCAGACGCGCGACGTGATCACGGTGCAGGGCGTCGTGACCTTCATCGCCGTGGTCTACGTCGGCATCAACATGCTCGTCGACGTCGCCTACGGACTCCTCGATCCACGCGTGCGCACCGCGACGCGCGCACGCAAGAAGAAGCCCGCGGTGAGCGCACCGCACGCACAGAAGGCGGTGGCGGCATGA
- a CDS encoding ABC transporter substrate-binding protein: MISRKRSVATAFAALTVAALTLTACAGNGGTPQGSESANGGATSEGEPVAGGIAQIIEPATPTSLDPARMQNLWYNASTIGNALYGALLRDDPVTGDLTYELLEDMTTDDGGKTFTVKVREGVTFSDGTPFTAEAVKYGWDRLRAPETGSADIGTSALVESTEVVDDLTLTVTLVTPIPNFPSAVIPTTMNWIAKPEALEAGQAAFDANPIGAGPFVLKNWARQDVVSLERNENYWNDPYPYLDGIEVRGMWDTSQRFNALIGGQADLVMESGAENLAKAEDSGFFNETLPLNAGSGFGLNTTKAPFDDVRARQALSYALDLEAFNLASLGGYGVIPETLFVDASPFHSDIPLHTYDPEKAQELFDELAAEGKPVDFKVTFFAGSSTQYEALQAQLNEYDNVTIGADQRDPSEAGLVTLAGDFQITTTSILVGAEPDPRLGLFLHSDGRQNYTRISDAELDAALEAGRHATDLDERIEAYETVQERVVELTPYVFTSRISAGVMANDEINGITRYGIGSMWPATLWLAP, from the coding sequence GTGATTTCAAGGAAGAGATCCGTCGCCACCGCCTTCGCGGCGCTGACCGTCGCGGCTCTCACGCTCACCGCGTGCGCGGGGAACGGGGGCACCCCCCAGGGCAGCGAGAGCGCCAACGGCGGAGCCACGTCCGAGGGCGAGCCCGTCGCCGGCGGCATCGCCCAGATCATCGAGCCGGCGACGCCGACGAGCCTCGATCCCGCGCGGATGCAGAACCTCTGGTACAACGCGTCGACGATCGGCAACGCGCTCTACGGCGCGCTGCTGCGCGACGACCCGGTGACCGGCGACCTCACCTACGAGCTGCTCGAGGACATGACGACCGACGACGGCGGCAAGACCTTCACCGTGAAGGTGCGCGAGGGCGTCACGTTCTCCGACGGCACGCCGTTCACCGCCGAGGCCGTCAAGTACGGCTGGGACCGCCTGCGGGCGCCCGAGACGGGCTCCGCCGACATCGGCACGTCCGCCCTGGTCGAGAGCACGGAGGTCGTCGACGACCTGACGCTCACCGTGACCCTCGTCACGCCCATCCCGAACTTCCCGAGCGCGGTCATCCCGACGACGATGAACTGGATCGCCAAGCCCGAGGCGCTCGAGGCGGGGCAGGCGGCCTTCGACGCCAACCCCATCGGCGCGGGCCCCTTCGTGCTGAAGAACTGGGCGCGTCAGGACGTCGTCTCGCTGGAGCGCAACGAGAACTACTGGAACGACCCGTACCCCTACCTCGACGGCATCGAGGTGCGCGGCATGTGGGACACCTCGCAGCGCTTCAACGCCCTCATCGGCGGACAGGCCGACCTCGTCATGGAGTCGGGCGCCGAGAACCTCGCCAAGGCCGAGGACAGCGGCTTCTTCAACGAGACGCTGCCGCTCAACGCGGGCTCCGGCTTCGGCCTCAACACGACCAAGGCGCCCTTCGACGACGTGCGCGCCCGGCAGGCGCTCTCGTACGCGCTCGACCTCGAGGCGTTCAACCTCGCCTCGCTCGGCGGATACGGCGTGATCCCCGAGACGCTGTTCGTCGACGCGTCGCCGTTCCACAGCGACATCCCGCTGCACACGTACGACCCCGAGAAGGCGCAGGAGCTCTTCGACGAGCTGGCGGCCGAGGGCAAGCCCGTCGACTTCAAGGTCACGTTCTTCGCCGGATCGAGCACCCAGTACGAGGCGCTGCAGGCGCAGCTCAACGAGTACGACAACGTCACGATCGGCGCGGACCAGCGCGATCCCTCCGAGGCCGGGCTCGTGACGCTCGCCGGCGACTTCCAGATCACGACGACCTCGATCCTCGTCGGCGCCGAGCCCGACCCGCGCCTGGGCCTGTTCCTGCACAGCGACGGCCGGCAGAACTACACGCGGATCAGCGACGCCGAGCTGGACGCGGCGCTGGAGGCCGGCCGCCACGCGACCGACCTCGACGAGCGCATCGAGGCCTACGAGACCGTGCAGGAGCGCGTCGTCGAGCTGACCCCGTACGTGTTCACCTCGCGCATCAGCGCGGGCGTCATGGCCAACGACGAGATCAACGGCATCACGCGGTACGGCATCGGCTCGATGTGGCCCGCCACCCTGTGGCTCGCCCCGTGA